One part of the Vicia villosa cultivar HV-30 ecotype Madison, WI linkage group LG6, Vvil1.0, whole genome shotgun sequence genome encodes these proteins:
- the LOC131613764 gene encoding uncharacterized protein LOC131613764: MVFKIITTIVPFADTVFTLPSKTQKNLSMEKPPTKRRTTTTRQKSTMKSTDSRPTPTTPTRRSARHANTPHDSTPFEQTTEKSQNLNLPLPLTQIVSAPQPTKPSSSHVSTQSSEGTSLVSSSFQAYDHPSEISTKEFISDDDVRSLYNEKWRSLPIVAGKTVNLDSYSIWGYDINELAIATGWTNFLQLSDVFYPRLVRIFFANIEASDSDTQLISSVKGRQITLTPELFCDILHVPNNGLHLFNDDWPSSYDLDIESYRLSITKHQTDRFVSANLEPFSHIIHNFCIHTILPRKGSMERVTDKDLLVIYHFSKKTPLNIGYLVLNYIKHTGLRARSAPYGMLLTKIFKHFNVPLDDEDSFEINKILDASKLKRMKIPSLKRAPSPKPEAKSKRRRLVKQYAPTEPLTTGTESPNSPNSLTTNSPIPLSVALPNTADLESPQKPSPISPHASKSVSPNPKETHKQSPETTQTIS, from the coding sequence ATGGTATTCAAAATCATAACTACTATTGTTCCATTTGCTGATACTGTATTCACTCTTCCTTCCAAAACACAGAAAAACCTCTCCATGGAAAAACCACCCACCAAGCGCCGCACCACCACCACTCGACAAAAATCAACCATGAAATCCACTGATTCTCGTCCAACGCCCACCACTCCCACCCGTCGCTCAGCACGACATGCAAACACCCCTCATGATTCAACTCCATTTGAGCAAACTACAGAAAAATCTCAAAACCTTAATCTTCCTCTTCCCTTAACCCAGATCGTTTCTGCTCCTCAACCCACCAAACCATCCTCCTCACACGTTTCCACTCAATCAAGCGAAGGAACCTCTCTTGTCTCTTCATCTTTCCAAGCCTATGACCATCCATCTGAAATCTCAACAAAAGAATTCATCTCTGATGATGATGTTCGTTCTCTCTATAACGAAAAATGGCGTTCACTCCCTATCGTTGCCGGCAAAACCGTCAACTTGGATAGTTACTCTATCTGGGGTTACGACATAAACGAGCTCGCAATAGCCACAGGTTGGACTAACTTTCTCCAACTCTCTGATGTCTTCTACCCTAGACTAGTTAGAATTTTTTTTGCTAATATTGAAGCCTCTGACAGTGATACACAGCTAATCTCATCTGTAAAGGGTCGTCAAATAACCCTAACCCCAGAGCTCTTTTGCGACATTTTGCATGTCCCAAACAATGGACTTCATCTCTTTAATGATGATTGGCCCTCATCTTATGACCTAGACATTGAATCCTACAGACTCTCCATCACCAAACATCAAACTGACCGTTTTGTGTCTGCCAACCTTGAACCCTTCAGCCATATCATTCATAACTTCTGCATTCACACTATCCTTCCAAGAAAAGGCAGTATGGAACGAGTCACTGATAAAGACCTCCTTGTCATCTATCATTTCTCAAAGAAAACTCCTCTCAATATAGGATATTTGGTGCTCAACTATATCAAACACACTGGTCTTAGAGCAAGAAGCGCCCCTTATGGTATGCTTCTTACCAAAATATTCAAGCACTTTAATGTTCCTCTGGACGATGAGGACTCCTTCGAGATCAACAAAATACTGGATGCCTCCAAGCTGAAGCGCATGAAAATTCCTTCACTCAAGCGTGCACCATCACCTAAACCTGAGGCCAAATCAAAGCGCAGGCGTCTTGTTAAGCAATATGCTCCAACTGAACCTTTAACAACAGGTACTGAATCTCCTAACTCTCCAAACAGCCTGACCACAAATTCTCCCATTCCACTATCTGTGGCTCTTCCAAACACAGCTGACCTAGAATCCCCACAAAAGCCCTCACCGATCTCTCCTCATGCCTCCAAATCCGTATCTCCAAACCCAAAGGAAACACATAAACAATCTCCTGAAACCACACAAACAATCTCCTGa
- the LOC131613765 gene encoding uncharacterized protein LOC131613765, with amino-acid sequence MTDTKFIAEGGSSHRPPYFNGSDYYYWKGKMRLFLLSQDNNMCYVVENGNYTPMTSATDTIASVPKTQSQWTKEENDKVLLNSKAQFILSCALSREEYDRIEECTTAKEIWDALKIHHKGTNHVKEERIDLGVRKFETFEMKEEETIDEMFSRFTVIVNELRSLGKAYTAHERIRKILRCLPKIWRPMVTAISQAKDLKILQVEELIESLRAHEGILNEDKPQRKGKMIALKTSQNSASKITTSQGTTEEDTGFLSEDENDLALISRRIQQMILKRNQNRKSFQPRKEYQKPEIDKSKITCYGCNKLGHFKTECPLKTHRNFSSKKSMLAQWDDSENSNSEAEDEEANLCLMTNSDSEEVEPKNINEALKDESWMEAMTKELSQFEKSQVWKLVPYPQDKTIIGTRWVFRNKLDENGKVTRNKARLVAQGYNQQEGIDYDETYAPVASRPDIVFLVGLCARFQTDPKESHLTAVKRIFRYLVGTTDIGLWYEKGNHINLIAYCDADYDGDKIERKSTSGACQFLGQALITWSCRKQNTIALSTTEA; translated from the exons ATGACTGATACAAAGTTTATAGCTGAAGGAGGATCATCACACAGGCCTCCTTACTTTAATGGTTCTGACTACTACTACTGGAAAGGTAAGATGAGATTGTTTCTACTATCTCAAGATAACAACATGTGCTATGTGGTTGAAAATGGAAACTACACTCCAATGACTTCTGCAACAGACACAATTGCGTCAGTTCCAAAAACTCAGTCACAATGGACAAAAGAAGAAAACGACAAGGTACTACTAAACTCTAAAGCTCAATTTATATTATCATGTGCTCTTAGCAGGGAAGAATACGACCGGATAGAGGAATGCACAACTGCCAAAGAAATCTGGGATGCTCTCAAAATACATCATAAAGGAACAAATCATGTTAAAGAAGAAAGAATTGATCTAGGAGTCAGGAAATTTGAAACCTTCGAAATGAAGGAAGAAGAAACCATAGATGAAATGTTCTCCAGATTCACTGTAATTGTCAATGAACTTAGATCACTTGGTAAAGCTTATACTGCTCATGAAAGAATCAGAAAAATTCTAAGATGTCTCCCAAAAATTTGGAGACCTATGGTAACAGCTATATCACAAGCAAAAGATCTAAAGATTCTACAAGTTGAAGAACTTATAGAATCTCTTCGTGCTCATGAAGGTATCCTCAATGAAGATAAACCACAAAGAAAAGGTAAAATGATAGCTCTTAAAACCTCTCAAAATTCTGCATCTAAAATCACCACTTCACAAGGAACAACTGAAGAAGATACCGGATTTCTATCTGAGGATGAAAATGATCTGGCTTTAATCTCTAGAAGAATTCAACaaatgattttaaaaagaaatcaaaataGAAAATCATTTCAACCCAGGAAAGAATACCAAAAACCTGAGATTGATAAAAGCAAGATTACATGCTATGGATGCAACAAACTTGGACACTTCAAAACAGAATGTCCACTCAAAACTCATAGGAACTTCTCCTCTAAAAAATCCATGCTTGCACAATGGGATGACTCAGAGAACTCTAACTCTGAAGCTGAAGATGAGGAAGCCAACTTATGCCTGATGACTAACTCCGACTCTGAAGAG GTAGAACCAAAGAATATCAATGAAGCATTAAAAGATGAATCTTGGATGGAAGCCATGACAAAAGAATTATCTCAGTTTGAGAAAAGCCAAGTTTGGAAACTGGTTCCTTACCCTCAAGATAAAACTATTATTGGTACAAGATGGGTGTTCAGAAataaacttgatgaaaatggaaaagtaaccagaaacaaagctagactcGTAGCTCAAGGTTATAATCAACAAGAAGGTATAGATTATGATGAAACATATGCACCagtggcaag TAGACCTGACATTGTCTTTTTAGTAGGTCTTTGTGCACGTTTTCAAACTGACCCTAAGGAATCACATTTGACTGCTGTCAAACGCATTTTTCGATATCTCGTTGGTACCACTGACATTGGTCTATGGTATGAAAAAGGAAATCACATCAACTTAATAGCttactgtgatgctgattatgatggagataaaatagaaagaaaaagtacAAGTGGAGCCTGCCAATTTCTAGGACAAGCTCTTATTACATGGTCTTGCAGAAAGCAAAATacaattgctctatcaacaactgaAGCATAA